From one Rhizobium rosettiformans genomic stretch:
- a CDS encoding ABC transporter permease: MSTASVPLPNWINYALLPLINLTLAFLVSGLVVWIIGENPWEALKLMLEGALGSGEGIGFTLFYATNFIFTGLSVAVAYHAGLFNIGSEGQAYLGGLGAALAALALDHYVPWYVTMPFAIMAAALFGAAWAFIPAWLQAKRGSHIVITTIMFNFIGAALMVYLLVNVLIVPGKMAPETRTFLEGGQLPKLDWLIAMFGGTLGPAPFNVSFLIALVMCVLVWILIWRTKLGFEMRTLGISRSAAAYAGIPYVKIVMITMLISGGLAGMMALNPVLGASARLQVEFVAGAGFVGIAVSLMGRNHPLGIVLAAILFGILYQGGAWLSFDMPNITREMIVVIQGLVILFAGALEFMCRPMIVRIYQTMTKA, encoded by the coding sequence ATGAGCACTGCATCCGTACCCCTTCCGAACTGGATCAATTATGCGCTGCTGCCGCTGATCAACCTCACGCTTGCCTTCCTGGTCTCGGGCCTCGTGGTTTGGATCATCGGGGAAAACCCGTGGGAGGCGCTGAAGCTGATGCTGGAAGGCGCACTCGGCAGCGGCGAAGGCATCGGCTTCACGCTGTTTTATGCGACGAACTTCATCTTCACGGGGCTTTCCGTTGCGGTTGCCTATCACGCCGGCCTGTTCAACATTGGCTCGGAAGGCCAGGCCTATCTGGGTGGCCTAGGCGCAGCGCTCGCTGCCCTTGCGCTCGACCATTACGTGCCGTGGTATGTCACCATGCCCTTTGCAATCATGGCGGCCGCCCTGTTTGGTGCGGCCTGGGCTTTCATTCCAGCATGGCTGCAGGCCAAGCGCGGCAGCCATATCGTCATCACGACGATCATGTTCAACTTCATCGGCGCAGCGCTGATGGTCTATCTGCTGGTCAACGTGCTGATCGTGCCGGGTAAGATGGCACCGGAGACCCGCACCTTCCTCGAAGGCGGCCAGCTGCCGAAGTTGGACTGGCTGATTGCGATGTTCGGCGGTACGCTCGGACCTGCCCCGTTCAACGTGTCCTTCCTGATCGCGCTCGTCATGTGCGTGCTCGTCTGGATCTTGATCTGGCGCACCAAGCTCGGCTTCGAGATGCGTACGCTCGGCATCAGCCGTTCGGCCGCCGCCTATGCCGGCATTCCCTATGTGAAGATCGTCATGATCACCATGCTGATCTCCGGCGGTCTCGCCGGCATGATGGCGCTCAATCCGGTGCTCGGCGCTTCTGCCCGCCTGCAGGTGGAATTTGTCGCAGGTGCCGGCTTTGTCGGGATCGCGGTGTCGCTGATGGGGCGCAACCATCCGCTCGGCATCGTGCTCGCCGCCATCCTGTTCGGCATTCTCTATCAGGGTGGAGCCTGGCTCTCCTTCGACATGCCGAACATTACCCGCGAGATGATCGTGGTCATCCAGGGTCTCGTGATCCTGTTCGCCGGTGCGCTCGAATTCATGTGCCGGCCGATGATCGTGCGCATCTACCAGACAATGACAAAGGCCTGA
- a CDS encoding BMP family lipoprotein: MKKTLLSLFALAAMSATALAADIKPALVYGTGGKFDKSFNEAAYGGAEKFKSETGIDYRDFEPTSDTQGEQAIRNFASRGFNPVVAVSFAWTSAIEKVAAEFPDTQFVIVDSVVDKPNVRSVVYKEEEGSYLVGLLAGMASTTGKVGFVGGMDIPLIRKFACGYEQGARAAKADIQVFQNMTGTTGAAWNDPVRGGELTKNQIDQGADVVYAAAGATGLGVLQTAADNGKLSIGVDSNQNHLHPGSVLTSMVKRVDLAVYNAYADAKDDKFTPGLQVLGVAQEGVAYALDDNNAKLITEEMKAAVEKAKADIAAGTVKVHDYMSDNSCPK; the protein is encoded by the coding sequence ATGAAGAAAACCCTCCTCAGTCTCTTTGCCTTGGCCGCGATGTCGGCGACCGCGCTTGCGGCCGACATCAAGCCGGCGCTGGTCTACGGCACGGGCGGCAAGTTCGACAAATCCTTCAACGAGGCTGCTTACGGTGGCGCCGAGAAGTTCAAGTCCGAAACCGGTATCGATTACCGCGACTTCGAACCGACCAGCGACACGCAGGGTGAACAGGCAATCCGCAACTTCGCCTCGCGCGGCTTCAACCCGGTCGTTGCCGTTTCCTTCGCCTGGACTTCGGCCATCGAAAAGGTCGCCGCTGAATTCCCGGATACCCAGTTCGTGATCGTCGATTCCGTCGTCGACAAGCCGAATGTCCGTTCGGTTGTCTACAAGGAAGAGGAAGGTTCTTACCTGGTCGGCCTGCTGGCCGGCATGGCTTCCACCACCGGCAAGGTCGGCTTCGTCGGCGGCATGGACATCCCGCTCATCCGCAAGTTCGCCTGCGGCTACGAGCAGGGCGCACGCGCTGCCAAGGCCGACATCCAGGTCTTCCAGAACATGACCGGCACCACGGGCGCTGCCTGGAACGACCCGGTTCGCGGCGGTGAACTCACCAAGAACCAGATCGACCAGGGTGCGGATGTCGTTTACGCGGCAGCCGGCGCGACCGGTCTGGGCGTGCTGCAGACCGCAGCCGACAACGGCAAGCTTTCGATCGGCGTCGATTCCAACCAGAACCACCTGCATCCGGGTTCGGTTCTGACTTCGATGGTCAAGCGCGTCGATCTCGCTGTCTACAACGCCTATGCCGATGCCAAGGATGACAAGTTCACGCCTGGCCTGCAGGTTCTCGGCGTCGCACAGGAGGGTGTCGCCTACGCCCTCGACGACAACAACGCCAAGCTGATCACCGAAGAAATGAAGGCTGCCGTCGAGAAGGCCAAGGCCGACATCGCCGCCGGTACCGTCAAGGTCCACGACTACATGTCGGACAATTCCTGCCCGAAGTGA
- a CDS encoding ABC transporter permease, whose product MESFDMLISILGSTIRLSIPLILAALAGLYSERAGVFDIGLEGKMLAAAFAAACVAYLTGSAWLGLLSGIAVSLVFSLIHGFASITNRGNQIVSGVALNFVAAGLTVVLGQAWFGQGGRTPQVSGDGRFSPIILPGADMMRDVPFIGPLYSNVISGNNMLTYIAFLAVPISWWVLYRTRFGLRLRAVGENPGAVDTAGISVTFLRYRAVLMAGLLCGIAGTYLAIAQSAAFIKDMSAGKGFIALAALIFAKWKPVPVMFACLLFGFLDALANFMQGKEIPLIGEVPVQLFQALPYILTCILLAGFIGSANPPKAGGVAYSKER is encoded by the coding sequence ATGGAATCATTCGACATGCTCATCAGCATCCTCGGCTCGACGATCCGTCTGTCGATCCCGCTGATCCTGGCAGCCCTTGCCGGCCTCTATTCTGAACGCGCCGGCGTCTTCGACATCGGGCTTGAAGGCAAGATGCTGGCAGCGGCCTTTGCTGCGGCCTGTGTCGCCTATCTCACTGGCTCGGCCTGGCTCGGTCTTCTCTCCGGCATCGCGGTATCGCTGGTGTTCTCGCTGATTCACGGCTTTGCCTCGATCACCAATCGGGGCAACCAGATCGTCTCTGGCGTGGCACTGAACTTCGTTGCAGCGGGCCTCACCGTCGTGCTCGGCCAGGCCTGGTTCGGCCAGGGCGGCCGCACGCCGCAGGTCTCGGGCGACGGTCGCTTCTCCCCCATCATCCTGCCGGGTGCCGACATGATGCGCGACGTGCCCTTCATCGGGCCGCTCTATTCGAACGTGATCTCCGGCAACAACATGCTCACCTATATCGCGTTCCTCGCCGTTCCGATCTCCTGGTGGGTGCTCTATCGCACACGCTTCGGCCTTCGCCTGCGCGCCGTCGGCGAGAACCCGGGGGCGGTCGACACGGCCGGGATCTCGGTCACGTTCCTGCGCTACCGCGCGGTGCTGATGGCCGGCCTGCTCTGCGGCATCGCCGGCACCTACCTTGCAATCGCCCAGTCGGCTGCCTTCATCAAGGACATGTCGGCCGGCAAGGGCTTCATCGCGCTTGCAGCCCTGATCTTCGCCAAGTGGAAGCCGGTGCCGGTCATGTTCGCCTGCCTGCTGTTCGGTTTCCTCGATGCGCTTGCGAACTTCATGCAGGGCAAGGAAATACCGCTCATCGGGGAAGTGCCGGTCCAGCTCTTCCAGGCCCTGCCCTATATCCTCACCTGCATTCTGCTTGCGGGCTTCATCGGCTCTGCCAATCCGCCGAAGGCCGGTGGCGTGGCCTACTCCAAGGAGCGTTGA
- the deoA gene encoding thymidine phosphorylase, which yields MLPQEIIRRKRDGGTLSAQEIGGFIEGLSKETISEGQVAAFAMAVFFKGMTPDEIVALTLAMRDSGDVLSWAGVGKPIADKHSTGGVGDNVSLMLAPIVAACGLAVPMISGRGLGHTGGTLDKLQSIPGYDVMPDNVTFRRTVDRAGCAIIGQTGDLAPADKRLYAIRDVTATVESIPLITASILSKKLAAGLESLVLDVKVGNGAFMAKAEDAEALARSLVRVANGAGVKTTALLTDMNEPLADCAGNAIEVLNAVDFLKGEKSGTRLEEVTLALGAEMLVNAGVESDQAAALARCAKVLASGQAAEIFGQMASELGGPADFMDKAETYLPRAKVEVAVLADEDGYLGECDTRGLGLAVVSLGGGRQRPSDKIDHGVGLSGFKPLGAKVEKGEPIAFVQANDEATAAQAAKTVSDCYRISETKPAATPVIGLRIAAE from the coding sequence ATGCTTCCCCAGGAGATCATCCGACGCAAGCGTGATGGCGGGACCCTGAGCGCGCAGGAGATCGGCGGCTTTATCGAGGGTCTATCGAAGGAAACGATTTCCGAGGGGCAAGTGGCCGCGTTTGCGATGGCCGTCTTCTTCAAGGGCATGACGCCAGACGAGATTGTAGCGCTGACGCTTGCCATGCGCGATTCCGGCGACGTGCTCTCCTGGGCAGGCGTCGGGAAGCCGATCGCCGACAAACACTCGACCGGCGGCGTGGGCGACAATGTCTCGCTGATGCTGGCGCCGATCGTGGCGGCCTGCGGGCTGGCCGTACCGATGATTTCAGGCCGTGGCCTCGGCCATACCGGTGGCACGCTCGACAAGCTGCAGTCGATCCCCGGTTACGATGTGATGCCCGACAATGTCACCTTCCGTCGGACGGTCGACCGCGCCGGCTGCGCGATCATCGGCCAGACGGGCGATCTGGCCCCGGCCGACAAGCGGCTCTATGCGATCCGCGACGTGACGGCGACGGTCGAATCCATCCCGCTGATCACGGCCTCCATTCTGTCGAAGAAACTTGCGGCCGGGCTGGAAAGCCTGGTTCTCGACGTGAAGGTTGGCAATGGCGCCTTCATGGCGAAAGCTGAGGATGCGGAAGCCTTGGCGCGCTCGCTGGTGCGTGTCGCGAATGGTGCGGGTGTGAAGACCACCGCGCTATTGACCGACATGAACGAGCCGCTCGCCGACTGCGCCGGCAACGCAATCGAAGTGCTGAACGCGGTGGATTTCCTCAAAGGCGAGAAGAGCGGGACGCGGCTTGAGGAGGTCACGCTGGCGCTCGGTGCCGAGATGCTGGTCAATGCCGGCGTCGAGAGCGACCAGGCGGCTGCTCTTGCCCGCTGCGCAAAGGTGCTGGCCTCCGGCCAGGCGGCGGAGATCTTCGGGCAGATGGCGTCGGAGCTCGGCGGTCCCGCCGATTTCATGGACAAGGCAGAAACATATCTCCCACGGGCCAAGGTTGAGGTCGCCGTTCTTGCCGATGAGGACGGCTATCTTGGCGAGTGCGATACGCGCGGTCTCGGTCTCGCTGTCGTGTCGCTCGGTGGTGGCCGCCAGCGTCCCAGCGACAAGATCGATCACGGCGTGGGTCTCTCCGGCTTCAAGCCGCTGGGCGCAAAGGTCGAGAAGGGCGAGCCAATCGCCTTCGTGCAGGCGAATGACGAAGCTACTGCGGCTCAAGCCGCCAAGACTGTGTCCGACTGCTATCGGATTTCAGAGACGAAGCCGGCTGCGACACCGGTCATCGGGCTCAGGATCGCTGCCGAGTAA
- a CDS encoding purine-nucleoside phosphorylase, whose amino-acid sequence MKAAVDLLVERLNGLMPRHGIVLGSGLGSLVNEVRDAVRIPYSDLPGFPLSGVSGHAGEIVAGYLGRTPVIMLAGRMHYYEHGDANAMRKPIEVLMGLGVKSLILTNAAGSLREDMAPGSVMQITDHINFSGKNPLIGEPSDGRFVGMTSAYDAELQAAMRTAAEAEGVPLAQGVYMWFSGPSFETPAEIRMARILGADAVGMSTVPEVILARFYGLRVAAASVITNYGAGMTGGELSHEETKDMAPIGGKRLATILKRMIGGGNDIE is encoded by the coding sequence ATGAAGGCGGCCGTAGATCTGCTCGTCGAACGCCTGAACGGGCTGATGCCGCGCCACGGCATCGTTCTCGGCTCCGGCTTGGGATCTCTGGTGAACGAGGTCCGTGACGCCGTCCGCATCCCCTACTCCGATCTGCCAGGCTTTCCCTTGAGTGGCGTCTCCGGTCATGCCGGAGAAATTGTCGCCGGCTATCTGGGGCGCACGCCCGTGATCATGCTGGCCGGCCGCATGCATTATTACGAACACGGCGATGCGAATGCGATGCGCAAACCGATCGAAGTGCTGATGGGGCTTGGCGTGAAGTCGCTGATCCTGACCAATGCTGCGGGATCGCTGCGTGAAGACATGGCCCCCGGATCGGTCATGCAGATCACCGATCACATCAACTTCTCCGGCAAGAACCCGCTGATCGGCGAACCGAGCGACGGGCGCTTCGTCGGCATGACCTCGGCCTATGATGCCGAGTTGCAGGCCGCGATGCGGACAGCTGCTGAAGCCGAAGGCGTGCCGCTCGCGCAGGGCGTCTATATGTGGTTCTCGGGCCCAAGCTTCGAGACCCCGGCGGAGATCCGCATGGCGCGTATTCTGGGCGCCGACGCCGTGGGCATGTCAACGGTGCCGGAAGTCATTCTGGCCCGGTTCTATGGTCTGAGGGTTGCAGCCGCCTCCGTGATCACCAATTATGGGGCAGGCATGACCGGTGGCGAACTCAGCCACGAAGAAACCAAAGACATGGCGCCGATCGGCGGCAAACGTCTGGCCACCATCCTGAAACGGATGATCGGCGGAGGAAACGACATTGAATAA
- the msrA gene encoding peptide-methionine (S)-S-oxide reductase MsrA has product MFLIDMFNKKTVMPTVENALPGRAEPIPTASTHFISGLPLKGPAPEGMKTVYLGMGCFWGAERLLWQTPGVYLTVSGYQGGITPNPTYQETVTGLTGHTEVVKVVYDPAKISLEGLLKIFFEAHDPTQGMRQGNDIGTTYRSAIYVEDDEDMALAIAVRDRFQEALVKAGRSSRVTTEIAPAGPFYYAEEYHQQYLAKNPNGYCGLRGIGVSCPISPAA; this is encoded by the coding sequence ATGTTCCTGATCGACATGTTCAACAAGAAGACTGTGATGCCGACGGTAGAAAACGCCCTGCCTGGCCGGGCCGAGCCGATCCCGACCGCATCGACGCATTTCATCTCGGGCCTGCCGCTGAAGGGTCCAGCGCCCGAGGGCATGAAGACCGTCTATCTCGGCATGGGCTGCTTCTGGGGCGCCGAGCGCCTGCTCTGGCAGACGCCAGGGGTCTATCTCACCGTCTCCGGCTACCAGGGTGGCATCACGCCCAATCCGACCTATCAGGAGACCGTCACGGGTCTCACAGGCCATACCGAAGTGGTGAAGGTGGTCTATGACCCCGCAAAAATCTCGCTGGAAGGGCTGCTGAAGATCTTCTTCGAGGCGCATGATCCGACCCAGGGCATGCGCCAGGGCAATGATATCGGCACCACCTATCGCTCCGCGATCTATGTCGAGGATGACGAGGATATGGCGCTTGCCATCGCCGTTCGCGATCGCTTCCAGGAGGCGCTGGTGAAGGCTGGACGCAGCAGCCGGGTGACAACGGAAATCGCCCCTGCCGGACCGTTCTATTACGCCGAGGAGTATCACCAGCAGTATCTGGCGAAGAATCCGAATGGTTACTGCGGCCTGCGCGGTATAGGCGTCTCCTGCCCGATCTCGCCCGCAGCCTGA
- the deoC gene encoding deoxyribose-phosphate aldolase, protein MNNQELRAVASRALALLDLTNLKDDCTPDQIVTLCERAQSAFGPTAAICIWPRFVMQARTLLGPDSPIRIATVVNFPAGEMKTEDVLAETRDAVADGADDIDLVIPYRALAAGDDKAVTDMVSAVKGACGSAILKTILETGELKDISFIRRASELSIAAGADFIKTSTGKVAVNATLEAADTMLQAIRDSRKKVGFKPAGGISTVADAGHYLKLADTIMGEDWVMPSTFRFGASGLLDDVIAVLSGERSTAAASGY, encoded by the coding sequence TTGAATAATCAAGAACTGCGCGCCGTGGCTTCACGCGCGCTTGCGCTGCTCGACCTGACCAATCTGAAGGACGACTGCACGCCCGACCAGATCGTGACGCTCTGCGAGCGCGCCCAGAGCGCCTTCGGTCCGACGGCTGCGATCTGCATCTGGCCACGCTTCGTCATGCAGGCGCGCACGCTGCTGGGCCCCGACAGCCCGATCCGGATCGCGACCGTCGTCAACTTCCCCGCGGGCGAGATGAAGACCGAGGACGTGCTGGCCGAGACACGCGATGCCGTGGCCGATGGTGCCGACGACATCGATCTGGTGATCCCCTACCGGGCGCTGGCGGCTGGTGACGATAAGGCCGTGACCGACATGGTTTCGGCGGTGAAGGGCGCGTGCGGCTCGGCGATCCTGAAGACGATCCTGGAAACGGGCGAACTCAAGGATATCTCGTTCATCCGCCGTGCCTCAGAGCTCTCCATCGCGGCCGGTGCTGATTTCATCAAGACATCGACCGGCAAGGTCGCCGTGAACGCGACGCTCGAGGCCGCCGACACCATGTTGCAGGCGATCCGCGACAGCCGCAAGAAGGTCGGTTTCAAGCCGGCCGGCGGCATTTCGACGGTGGCGGATGCCGGTCACTATCTGAAGCTCGCCGATACCATCATGGGCGAGGATTGGGTGATGCCGTCGACCTTCCGCTTCGGTGCATCGGGCCTGCTCGACGATGTAATCGCCGTGCTCTCGGGCGAGCGCTCGACCGCTGCGGCATCGGGGTACTGA
- a CDS encoding ABC transporter ATP-binding protein: MNAASQAPAIELIGIDKKFGAVHANKNINLTVAKGSIHGIIGENGAGKSTLMSILYGFYQADQGSIQIDGKPITIKDSQAAINSGIGMVHQHFMLVENFTVLENLMLGAEGGALLGKGTDAARAALKKLEEDYELDVDPDAVVEELPVGLQQRVEILKALYRGAEILILDEPTGVLTPAEADHLFKILGVLRDQGKTVILITHKLREIMAITDTVSVMRRGEMVATRKTAETTVEELAELMVGRRVLLHVEKKPANPGEIFLSVRNLTVKDSRGVVMVDNVSFDVRSGEIVGIAGVAGNGQSELLEAITGIRKPTAGEIWINGQNVAGLDPAELRGIGVAHIPEDRHHMGLVLPFEESQNAILGYHRDERYGKGPFLNPDLMRKAAVEEIEKYDIRPPNPRLKTANFSGGNQQKIVVAREIERDPKLLIVGQPTRGVDIGAIEFIHKRIVETRDAGKAVLLVSVELDEIRSLSDRILVMFAGKVVGEKTPDTGEQTLGLMMAGIAA, translated from the coding sequence ATGAATGCAGCGAGCCAGGCACCCGCGATCGAACTGATCGGCATCGACAAGAAGTTCGGTGCGGTGCATGCCAACAAGAATATCAATCTGACGGTCGCCAAGGGCTCGATCCACGGCATCATCGGTGAAAACGGCGCCGGCAAGTCGACGCTGATGTCGATCCTCTACGGCTTCTACCAGGCCGATCAGGGATCCATCCAGATCGACGGCAAGCCGATCACGATCAAGGACAGTCAGGCCGCCATCAATTCCGGGATCGGGATGGTGCACCAGCATTTCATGCTGGTCGAGAACTTCACCGTGCTCGAAAACCTGATGCTCGGTGCCGAAGGCGGCGCGCTTCTCGGCAAGGGCACGGATGCGGCCCGCGCGGCGCTGAAGAAACTGGAAGAAGACTACGAGCTGGACGTGGATCCCGACGCTGTTGTCGAGGAACTGCCGGTTGGCCTGCAGCAGCGCGTCGAGATCCTCAAAGCGCTCTATCGCGGTGCCGAGATCCTGATCCTCGACGAACCGACGGGTGTGCTGACCCCGGCCGAAGCCGACCACCTGTTCAAGATCCTCGGCGTGCTGCGCGACCAGGGCAAAACGGTCATTCTGATCACCCACAAGCTGCGCGAAATCATGGCGATTACCGATACGGTGTCGGTCATGCGCCGCGGCGAAATGGTCGCGACCCGCAAGACAGCGGAAACCACCGTGGAAGAACTCGCCGAACTGATGGTCGGCCGCCGGGTGCTGCTGCATGTCGAGAAGAAGCCCGCAAATCCCGGCGAGATTTTTCTGTCGGTGCGCAACCTGACGGTCAAGGACAGCCGCGGCGTGGTCATGGTCGACAACGTCTCCTTCGATGTGCGCTCCGGCGAGATCGTCGGGATCGCCGGCGTCGCCGGCAATGGTCAGAGCGAACTTCTCGAAGCGATCACCGGCATTCGCAAGCCGACTGCAGGCGAAATCTGGATCAATGGCCAGAATGTCGCCGGCCTCGACCCGGCGGAACTGCGCGGCATCGGTGTGGCGCATATTCCGGAAGATCGCCACCATATGGGTCTCGTGCTGCCCTTCGAGGAGAGCCAGAACGCCATTCTCGGCTATCATCGAGACGAGCGCTATGGGAAGGGTCCGTTCCTGAACCCCGACCTGATGCGCAAGGCGGCGGTCGAGGAGATCGAGAAATACGATATCCGCCCCCCGAATCCTCGACTGAAGACCGCCAACTTCTCAGGCGGCAACCAGCAGAAGATCGTGGTTGCCCGCGAAATCGAACGCGATCCGAAGCTGTTGATCGTCGGCCAGCCGACGCGCGGCGTCGACATCGGCGCGATCGAATTCATTCACAAGCGGATCGTCGAGACGCGCGATGCCGGGAAGGCCGTGTTGCTCGTCTCCGTCGAACTCGACGAGATCCGCTCGCTCTCCGACCGCATTCTGGTGATGTTCGCCGGCAAGGTCGTCGGCGAGAAAACGCCTGACACAGGCGAACAGACACTCGGCCTGATGATGGCCGGCATTGCCGCTTGA
- the upp gene encoding uracil phosphoribosyltransferase, translated as MDGVTVIDHPLVQHKLTIMRRKETSTSSFRRLLREISTLLCYEVTRDLELTMETIETPLTEMQSPILEGKKLVFASILRAGNGLLEGMLELVPAARVAHVGVYRDHETLQAVEYYFKAPEALSERLIIVVDPMLATGNSSIAAIEKLKERGAKNIRFLCLLAAPEGIKNFHAAHPDVPIFTASIDSHLNEKGYIMPGLGDAGDRMYGTK; from the coding sequence ATGGACGGCGTAACAGTCATCGATCACCCCCTCGTGCAGCACAAGCTGACGATCATGCGCCGCAAGGAAACGTCGACCTCGAGCTTCCGTCGGCTGCTGCGCGAAATCTCCACGCTCCTCTGCTACGAGGTGACCCGCGACCTCGAACTGACCATGGAGACGATCGAGACGCCGCTCACCGAGATGCAGTCGCCGATCCTTGAGGGCAAGAAGCTGGTCTTCGCCTCGATCCTGCGTGCCGGCAATGGGTTGCTCGAAGGCATGCTGGAGCTGGTGCCGGCCGCGCGCGTTGCCCATGTCGGCGTCTACCGCGACCATGAGACACTGCAGGCCGTCGAATACTACTTCAAGGCCCCGGAAGCTCTCTCCGAGCGCCTGATCATCGTCGTCGATCCTATGCTGGCGACCGGGAATTCCTCGATCGCGGCCATCGAGAAGCTGAAGGAGCGCGGCGCGAAGAACATTCGCTTCCTCTGCCTCTTGGCCGCACCCGAAGGCATCAAGAACTTCCACGCAGCGCATCCCGATGTGCCGATCTTCACCGCGTCTATCGACAGCCACCTGAACGAGAAGGGCTACATCATGCCCGGCCTCGGCGATGCTGGCGATCGGATGTACGGGACGAAGTGA
- a CDS encoding TIGR02281 family clan AA aspartic protease, whose translation MFARTFFMVLMLALSASQWPTIAEKVQAMLDEREAAEPAAVVAKPAAAVPSGQTVLTMGRHGHYSGTFKMNGKPVDAMVDTGASRVAINVSTARRLGFSPAALDFRYQVRTANGVTRAAHVTLDRVEIGSIRVRDVEAVVLGDEALSSTLVGMSFMTKLRSYTAEKRTLRMIQ comes from the coding sequence ATGTTTGCTCGCACATTCTTCATGGTCTTGATGCTTGCGCTCTCTGCCAGCCAGTGGCCGACGATCGCGGAGAAGGTTCAGGCCATGCTGGACGAGCGCGAGGCGGCTGAACCCGCTGCCGTCGTGGCCAAGCCTGCCGCAGCGGTTCCCTCCGGCCAGACGGTTCTCACGATGGGTCGCCATGGCCACTATTCGGGAACGTTCAAGATGAACGGCAAGCCCGTTGACGCCATGGTGGATACCGGAGCCTCCAGGGTGGCGATCAATGTCTCGACGGCCCGCCGCCTCGGTTTCAGCCCGGCAGCGCTCGATTTCCGTTACCAGGTGAGAACTGCGAACGGGGTGACCAGGGCGGCACACGTGACGCTAGACCGTGTTGAGATCGGCAGCATCCGGGTGCGTGATGTCGAAGCCGTTGTTCTGGGTGACGAGGCGCTTTCATCCACGCTTGTCGGCATGAGCTTCATGACAAAGCTCAGGTCCTATACGGCGGAGAAGCGCACGCTGCGGATGATCCAGTGA
- a CDS encoding cytidine deaminase has translation MAHDLFEAARDAMKFAHAPYSKFPVGAAIRADDGKIYTGANIENLSFPQGWCAEPTAIGCMIMGGGKKIVEMAVIAEKLALCPPCGGCRQKISEFASATTKIYLCDEVGVQKTMTMDELLPLSFKTDILG, from the coding sequence ATGGCGCACGATCTTTTCGAAGCGGCGCGCGACGCGATGAAATTCGCGCATGCGCCCTATTCCAAGTTCCCTGTGGGGGCTGCCATCCGCGCGGACGACGGCAAGATCTATACCGGCGCCAATATCGAGAACCTCTCCTTCCCTCAAGGGTGGTGTGCCGAGCCGACGGCGATCGGCTGCATGATCATGGGCGGGGGCAAGAAGATCGTCGAGATGGCAGTGATTGCCGAAAAGCTGGCGCTTTGCCCGCCCTGTGGCGGCTGCCGGCAGAAGATCTCGGAATTCGCATCCGCCACGACCAAGATCTATCTCTGTGACGAAGTCGGAGTACAGAAGACCATGACCATGGACGAGCTTCTGCCGCTCAGCTTCAAGACGGACATCCTCGGATGA